One part of the Arthrobacter tumbae genome encodes these proteins:
- a CDS encoding CatB-related O-acetyltransferase — translation MTTSFNPARVIAAKNTSWCVFAEDEVRILNCEILGTVYFGFGSYINSGAVRSYSEVGRYCSLGREVAIGLGNHNLDGFSTSPYFEQHLPRSEMKLASHEPTRRVIIGNDCWIGDGVKIVSGVRVGDGAIVAAGAVVTRDVEPYEIVGGIPAKHIRYRFDSKLREQMVRLAWWEYEPEQVKNLVRGSAAETADRIESSLPQLQKFERRHRRLTATSAP, via the coding sequence GTGACTACATCTTTCAACCCGGCTCGAGTCATCGCGGCGAAGAACACCTCTTGGTGCGTCTTCGCCGAAGACGAAGTCAGAATTCTCAACTGTGAAATCCTCGGAACCGTCTACTTCGGTTTCGGCAGCTACATCAATTCCGGCGCTGTGCGGTCATATTCGGAAGTCGGACGCTACTGCAGCCTCGGACGCGAAGTCGCAATTGGACTGGGCAATCATAATCTGGACGGCTTCTCGACTTCGCCGTACTTTGAACAACACCTTCCTCGCTCAGAGATGAAGCTCGCCTCCCACGAACCTACGCGACGCGTGATTATCGGAAACGACTGCTGGATCGGCGACGGCGTGAAGATCGTTTCGGGCGTTCGAGTCGGAGATGGCGCCATTGTGGCGGCCGGCGCTGTGGTTACACGAGATGTTGAACCCTACGAAATAGTCGGGGGTATACCCGCCAAACACATCCGCTACCGGTTCGATTCGAAGCTCAGAGAACAAATGGTCAGGCTTGCGTGGTGGGAATACGAACCGGAGCAGGTGAAAAATTTGGTCCGCGGCTCGGCGGCAGAAACAGCAGACAGAATTGAATCATCACTGCCTCAATTACAGAAATTCGAACGGCGTCACCGTCGGCTGACAGCAACATCGGCACCATGA
- a CDS encoding peroxidase family protein yields MSIEARRRSAGRRTSEKLTALAVGSAVVLSGIVLPGQMALAAPPPGQDFNVTTGDLEFILKQIAISEAHAEDVVVDNLPDSSPLCGPNPVFNAAEQTHYDADGDPCVGNVLSPFGLRTVDGRWNNLLPDQDTLGSGGQIFPRLLDPVFRAAEPIPPGAPGGPPGTPTTYEQTQGFVYDSSPRNISNLIVDQTTNNPAAVAVAERVEGAGVVPVTVANRLEGSNRFATAAAVSADTFGPNVPVVFIARGENFPDALTGGPAAKAGNGPILLTNPAALPDATVAELQRLAPQRIVILGGPAAVTEGVATALEGYTAGTVTRLAGSSRYSTAAAISAATFATDIGKVYIASGEDFPDALIASAPAARDGHPVLLTTGTSIPTATIAELQRLAPREIVVVGTTARVSDAVVTQLADYTAGAVTRFSGVDRYETAVALSQANYAPGVTHAFIARGTDYPDALAGSYLAGLRGGPLLLVPDVGVMPASVSAELQRLSPQTVTVLGGPAAVPVETEAAITELLPGTQLFIPDIATDEGLSASASSLFTIFGQFFDHGLDLISKGGNGTVVVPLRPDDPLYVEGSQTNFFMLSRATIDTGDSGTERNHTNRTTPFVDQNQTYTSHPSHQVFLRQYVASAGGPVPTGRLLNGADGEGLATWADTKAQARDLLGIELRDMDVLDVPLLKTDPYGRFVPGANGFPQVAFADGFREGNPAAPISTVGALRANNAFLDDIAHGAVPNELAGYDNAALDAHFVTGDGRGNENIALSAIHQVFHSEHNRVMAQVDAFLNEPAQAELLAKYQVDGFWDYGERLFQAARFFTEMQYQHLVFEEFARRVQPTIDPGVFNEVFYMPDVDPAISSEFANVVYRFGHSMLTDTVDRDFGGGAVEKKPLLDAFLNPVAYHQGPNGEQLSSKAAAGAVLKGMAGQTAAGIDEFVADTLRNQLLGLPLDLASINMLRARETGVPGLQAARTQFFDQTQMPQLAPYTSWEDFRLGMKNPESIVNFVAAYGIHPSLQAATTMVEQRAAATTLIADIAFMNAPAADTGLNNVDFWMGGLAEKPFVFGGMMGSTFNFVFETQLENLQNGDRFYYLNRNLGNTLFHTLEANSLSQIIERNTEIENLQHDPFATPQLTFDLNNETAALAGGMTFLNGQWRFAGGDHTSIHGTDANDNIRAGIGDDSVWGGAGNDRLEGDDGVDAIMGGDGDDILTDSNGDDRIQGEAGNDVINGGPGLDLLFGGSGKDVIYGGQDHATTFAGLGDDFLFGSSGADILIGNEGNDWIEGAEGGADLLVGDNSNTMENDPNLSHGGHDILNGGQGNTDFDSEGGDDIMVAGASAERFAGMLGFDWVTHKDYPFPVNVDMAINALLPDTVSQISDRFLHTEATSGWKNNDVIRGSAAEDDIADPTTRTLGYGHRLTQEQLDRVDGLRDLLGGGAIPEYARPFLSEEASTEEDFNNNILLGGQGSDLVEPRVGRNFVDADAWLDVNVVWRPNGGEITERAASMRTFQSRVFSGAINPADLHAERRIMNADTNQADATDTVLYAETRAEFTIEELPDGAIRVTNILEPTLRTDVLKNVEILQFSDTSVDVSNGVATPVALSADTVALDGTAAAVGDTLTATADVDPAAEGVAFELQAIAVDQDGNTVAVTTQDNTTGEFVITEAEEGSQLQVVATFTDGDGVPVQVTSEVTDTEVAPAQ; encoded by the coding sequence ATGAGTATTGAGGCGCGGCGCCGTTCGGCGGGCCGCAGAACCAGTGAGAAGCTCACAGCACTTGCCGTAGGCAGTGCAGTGGTCCTGTCCGGGATAGTGCTTCCCGGACAAATGGCCTTGGCGGCGCCGCCACCCGGCCAGGACTTCAACGTCACCACCGGTGACCTGGAGTTCATTCTGAAGCAGATCGCAATCTCCGAGGCCCACGCCGAAGACGTCGTGGTGGACAACCTTCCGGATTCGTCCCCTCTGTGTGGTCCCAACCCTGTGTTCAACGCAGCGGAACAGACCCACTACGATGCCGACGGCGACCCCTGCGTGGGCAACGTCCTCTCGCCGTTTGGCCTGAGGACCGTGGACGGGCGTTGGAACAATCTGCTGCCCGACCAGGACACTTTGGGATCCGGCGGACAGATCTTCCCCCGTCTGCTTGATCCCGTGTTCCGCGCTGCGGAGCCGATACCTCCAGGCGCTCCGGGTGGCCCTCCGGGGACGCCCACCACCTACGAGCAGACCCAGGGATTTGTCTACGACTCCTCGCCCCGCAATATCAGCAACCTGATCGTTGATCAGACGACCAACAACCCTGCCGCTGTTGCAGTGGCGGAACGTGTTGAGGGAGCCGGCGTTGTTCCCGTAACCGTTGCAAACCGTCTTGAAGGATCAAACCGGTTCGCGACCGCTGCAGCCGTGAGCGCCGATACATTCGGTCCCAATGTTCCGGTTGTTTTCATCGCCAGAGGGGAAAACTTTCCCGATGCGTTGACCGGCGGTCCTGCTGCCAAAGCTGGCAACGGGCCCATTCTGCTCACCAATCCGGCTGCTCTCCCCGATGCCACAGTGGCTGAACTGCAGCGACTGGCACCACAACGCATCGTCATACTGGGTGGCCCAGCCGCCGTCACTGAAGGGGTTGCAACCGCGCTCGAGGGTTACACCGCCGGCACGGTGACACGGCTGGCGGGAAGCAGCCGTTATTCAACCGCGGCAGCGATCAGCGCCGCCACTTTCGCGACGGACATCGGCAAAGTTTACATCGCCTCTGGCGAAGACTTCCCTGATGCTCTGATTGCATCCGCTCCGGCTGCCCGCGATGGACATCCAGTACTGCTCACCACCGGCACCTCCATACCTACGGCCACCATTGCCGAACTCCAGCGGCTAGCGCCCCGGGAGATTGTTGTGGTGGGAACCACCGCACGCGTCAGCGACGCCGTCGTCACCCAATTGGCGGACTACACGGCCGGAGCTGTCACCCGATTTAGCGGTGTTGACCGCTACGAGACGGCAGTTGCCCTCTCCCAGGCCAACTACGCTCCAGGGGTAACCCACGCGTTCATTGCCCGTGGCACGGACTACCCCGATGCACTCGCCGGCTCCTATCTTGCCGGCCTGCGCGGAGGCCCGCTGCTGCTTGTACCGGACGTTGGCGTGATGCCGGCCTCGGTGTCCGCCGAGCTGCAGCGACTGTCCCCGCAGACCGTCACCGTCCTCGGTGGCCCAGCCGCTGTTCCTGTTGAGACAGAAGCAGCGATTACCGAATTACTGCCAGGCACGCAGCTCTTCATCCCCGATATCGCAACCGATGAGGGATTGTCAGCATCGGCAAGTTCGCTGTTCACCATCTTCGGGCAGTTCTTTGACCACGGACTGGATCTGATTTCAAAGGGCGGAAACGGAACCGTTGTTGTTCCCCTGCGGCCGGACGACCCGTTGTATGTGGAAGGTTCACAAACCAACTTCTTCATGCTGAGCCGGGCAACCATCGACACGGGAGATAGCGGAACGGAGCGGAACCATACCAACCGCACCACACCGTTCGTGGACCAGAACCAGACCTACACCTCGCATCCTTCACACCAGGTCTTCCTGCGGCAGTATGTAGCGAGCGCTGGAGGTCCTGTGCCTACCGGACGCCTGCTCAACGGAGCGGACGGTGAAGGACTGGCTACCTGGGCTGACACCAAGGCGCAGGCCCGCGACCTGCTTGGAATTGAGCTCAGGGACATGGACGTGCTCGACGTTCCCCTTCTGAAGACCGACCCGTATGGCCGCTTTGTACCCGGCGCGAATGGCTTCCCGCAGGTTGCATTCGCGGACGGCTTCCGGGAAGGAAACCCGGCAGCTCCCATCTCGACGGTGGGCGCCTTGCGTGCCAACAACGCCTTCCTCGACGACATTGCACACGGTGCGGTGCCGAACGAGCTGGCCGGCTACGACAACGCGGCACTGGACGCTCACTTCGTTACCGGTGACGGACGCGGCAACGAGAACATTGCACTCTCTGCCATTCACCAGGTGTTCCACTCGGAGCACAACCGGGTCATGGCGCAGGTGGACGCGTTCCTCAACGAGCCGGCACAGGCAGAGCTGTTGGCCAAGTACCAGGTCGATGGGTTCTGGGACTATGGCGAGCGGCTGTTCCAGGCAGCGCGGTTCTTCACCGAGATGCAGTATCAGCACCTCGTTTTCGAGGAGTTTGCCCGCCGTGTCCAGCCGACGATCGACCCCGGCGTCTTCAACGAGGTCTTCTACATGCCGGACGTGGATCCTGCGATCTCTTCTGAGTTCGCAAACGTGGTGTACCGGTTTGGGCACTCAATGTTGACGGACACGGTAGACCGCGACTTCGGCGGAGGCGCCGTCGAGAAGAAACCGCTTCTGGATGCCTTCCTGAATCCCGTGGCGTACCACCAGGGTCCGAACGGCGAACAGTTGTCGTCCAAGGCTGCCGCAGGCGCAGTGCTGAAGGGCATGGCCGGCCAGACCGCTGCAGGTATTGACGAGTTTGTGGCCGATACCCTCCGCAATCAATTGCTCGGCCTCCCGCTGGACCTCGCATCGATCAACATGTTGCGTGCCCGCGAAACCGGGGTACCGGGGCTCCAAGCCGCACGTACGCAGTTCTTCGACCAGACACAAATGCCACAGCTGGCTCCCTACACCAGTTGGGAGGACTTCCGGCTGGGGATGAAGAATCCAGAGTCCATCGTGAACTTCGTGGCGGCTTACGGAATACACCCGTCTCTGCAGGCGGCAACCACCATGGTTGAACAGCGTGCAGCTGCAACAACGCTCATAGCGGACATTGCGTTCATGAACGCGCCGGCCGCTGACACAGGACTCAATAACGTTGATTTCTGGATGGGTGGACTGGCTGAGAAGCCGTTCGTCTTTGGCGGAATGATGGGATCCACCTTCAACTTCGTCTTCGAGACTCAGCTCGAGAATCTGCAGAACGGTGACCGTTTCTACTACCTGAACCGGAACTTGGGAAACACTCTGTTCCACACCTTGGAGGCTAACTCGCTCTCGCAGATCATCGAACGCAATACGGAGATCGAAAACCTTCAGCACGATCCATTCGCCACACCGCAGCTTACGTTCGATCTGAACAACGAGACGGCGGCGCTTGCCGGAGGAATGACCTTCCTCAACGGACAGTGGAGATTTGCTGGCGGCGACCATACATCCATCCATGGGACCGACGCGAATGACAACATCCGGGCGGGCATCGGTGACGACTCCGTGTGGGGCGGTGCCGGCAATGACCGGCTGGAAGGCGACGACGGCGTTGACGCCATCATGGGCGGCGACGGTGACGACATCCTGACGGACTCCAACGGTGATGACAGGATCCAGGGCGAGGCCGGCAACGACGTCATCAATGGCGGTCCCGGCTTGGACCTCCTGTTCGGCGGATCCGGCAAGGATGTCATCTACGGCGGCCAGGATCACGCCACCACCTTTGCAGGGCTGGGCGATGACTTCCTGTTCGGATCGAGCGGTGCCGACATCCTGATCGGCAACGAGGGTAATGACTGGATTGAAGGTGCTGAAGGTGGAGCTGACCTCCTGGTCGGCGACAACAGCAACACCATGGAAAACGATCCGAACCTTTCCCACGGTGGCCATGACATCCTCAACGGCGGGCAGGGCAACACGGACTTCGACTCCGAAGGCGGCGACGACATCATGGTCGCCGGCGCATCGGCCGAGAGATTCGCGGGAATGCTCGGCTTCGACTGGGTAACTCACAAGGACTACCCGTTCCCGGTCAATGTGGATATGGCAATCAACGCGCTGCTTCCTGACACCGTCAGCCAGATCTCGGACCGTTTCCTACATACGGAAGCGACCTCGGGCTGGAAGAATAATGACGTCATCCGCGGCTCAGCTGCAGAGGACGACATTGCAGACCCGACTACTCGAACTCTGGGTTACGGCCACCGCCTCACCCAGGAGCAGCTGGACCGGGTCGACGGACTCCGTGACCTGCTGGGCGGTGGAGCAATACCCGAGTACGCACGCCCGTTCCTGTCAGAAGAAGCAAGCACCGAAGAGGATTTCAACAACAACATCCTCCTTGGTGGTCAAGGCAGCGACTTGGTCGAGCCCCGTGTGGGACGCAACTTCGTCGATGCCGATGCCTGGCTGGACGTAAACGTGGTCTGGCGACCGAATGGCGGCGAGATCACCGAACGGGCGGCCTCCATGAGGACCTTCCAGTCGCGGGTCTTCTCGGGAGCAATCAACCCGGCTGACCTGCATGCAGAACGCAGGATCATGAATGCGGACACCAACCAGGCCGATGCAACAGACACAGTGCTGTATGCAGAGACGCGGGCCGAGTTCACGATCGAAGAGCTGCCGGACGGCGCCATCCGGGTCACCAACATCCTCGAGCCGACGCTGCGGACTGACGTTCTCAAGAACGTCGAGATCCTTCAGTTCAGCGATACCTCGGTAGATGTTTCCAACGGCGTCGCAACTCCGGTTGCACTGTCCGCGGATACTGTGGCGCTGGACGGCACAGCCGCAGCGGTTGGCGACACGCTCACCGCGACTGCAGACGTTGACCCCGCAGCAGAAGGTGTCGCCTTCGAACTGCAGGCAATCGCTGTCGATCAGGACGGCAACACCGTCGCAGTCACAACCCAGGACAACACCACCGGCGAATTCGTTATCACTGAGGCGGAGGAAGGCTCCCAACTCCAGGTAGTCGCTACCTTCACCGACGGAGACGGAGTTCCTGTGCAGGTAACGTCCGAGGTTACGGACACGGAGGTGGCACCGGCACAGTAA
- the glmU gene encoding bifunctional UDP-N-acetylglucosamine diphosphorylase/glucosamine-1-phosphate N-acetyltransferase GlmU, with protein sequence MSHENQSNQVDVAPAAVIVLAAGAGTRMKSRTPKILHRIGGTSMVGHALAAARGLSPREMAVVVRHERDRVAAHIAELDAGALIVDQDDTPGTGRAVQVALDALDGHSNVEGTVVVTYGDVPLLDTATLQELVRTHEKEANAVTILTAVLDDAAGYGRVVRAEDGTVTGIVEHKDATEEQRTIREINSGIYAFDASVLRKSLTSVDSNNAQGEMYLTDVPSIARKAGGRVAAVVSVDRWQVEGANDRVQLSALGAELNRRTLERWMRAGVTIVDPTSTWIDVDVQLDEDVTILPGTQLHGATQVARDAVVGPDCTLTDVVIEEGAKVIRTHGSGARIGPGASVGPFTYLRPGTVLGESGKIGAFYETKNVTIGRGSKLSHLGYAGDAEIGENTNIGCGNITANYDGVNKHRTVIGSEVRTGSNTVFVAPVSIGDGAYTGAGAVVRKDVPAGALAIVAAAQRNLGGWVETNRAGTAAAIASSSTTTSTEESDPS encoded by the coding sequence GTGAGCCACGAGAACCAGTCCAACCAGGTGGATGTAGCGCCTGCAGCAGTGATAGTTCTGGCAGCCGGAGCCGGGACCCGAATGAAGTCCCGGACCCCCAAAATCCTCCACCGCATCGGTGGCACTTCAATGGTTGGACACGCTCTCGCCGCGGCCCGTGGTCTCTCACCTCGGGAGATGGCGGTGGTCGTGCGCCACGAGCGAGACCGGGTTGCCGCGCACATCGCCGAGCTCGATGCAGGCGCCCTTATTGTGGACCAGGACGACACTCCTGGAACGGGACGTGCCGTGCAGGTGGCACTTGACGCGCTGGATGGCCATTCGAACGTCGAGGGGACCGTCGTTGTCACCTACGGCGACGTCCCTTTGCTCGACACCGCAACACTGCAGGAGCTCGTGCGAACACACGAAAAGGAAGCCAACGCAGTAACCATCCTTACGGCAGTCCTCGACGACGCCGCCGGGTACGGACGCGTTGTTCGGGCTGAAGACGGCACCGTCACCGGCATCGTGGAACATAAGGACGCCACCGAAGAGCAGCGCACCATCAGGGAAATCAACTCCGGGATCTACGCATTTGACGCCTCAGTGCTCCGGAAGAGCCTCACTAGCGTTGACTCGAACAACGCTCAGGGTGAGATGTATCTGACGGATGTGCCGTCGATCGCGCGGAAGGCAGGCGGTCGTGTAGCCGCAGTCGTCTCAGTTGACCGCTGGCAGGTTGAGGGGGCAAACGATCGCGTGCAGCTCTCAGCACTCGGTGCTGAACTCAACCGGCGCACGCTCGAGCGGTGGATGCGAGCAGGCGTGACCATCGTGGACCCGACCAGCACCTGGATCGATGTCGATGTCCAGCTCGACGAGGACGTCACCATCCTCCCGGGAACGCAGCTTCACGGAGCAACTCAGGTCGCTCGCGACGCCGTCGTTGGCCCGGATTGCACCCTCACTGACGTCGTAATCGAAGAGGGCGCAAAGGTCATTCGCACGCACGGCAGCGGTGCACGCATCGGCCCCGGAGCATCGGTGGGACCCTTCACCTACCTGCGTCCAGGCACTGTGCTGGGGGAGTCAGGCAAGATCGGCGCCTTCTACGAGACCAAGAACGTTACGATCGGCCGCGGTTCCAAGCTCTCCCACCTTGGCTATGCCGGCGATGCGGAGATTGGCGAAAACACCAACATTGGCTGCGGAAACATCACCGCTAACTATGACGGTGTAAACAAGCACAGAACGGTTATTGGCAGCGAAGTGCGAACTGGATCCAACACCGTTTTTGTCGCCCCCGTATCCATTGGTGACGGCGCCTACACGGGCGCGGGCGCCGTCGTGCGCAAGGATGTCCCCGCCGGCGCCTTGGCCATCGTCGCCGCTGCCCAGCGGAATCTGGGCGGTTGGGTCGAAACAAATCGCGCCGGCACCGCTGCCGCCATAGCTTCCTCATCAACGACTACATCAACGGAAGAAAGCGATCCTTCATGA
- a CDS encoding ribose-phosphate diphosphokinase gives MSEITARGEKKLVLASGRAHPELAEEIARVLDTELLPISAYDFANGEIYVRSGESVRGTDVFVIQAHPAPLNNWLMEQLIMVDSLKRASAKRITVVSPFYPYARQDKKGRGREPISARLVADLYRTAGADRLMSVDLHTAQIQGFFDGPVDHLMAIPLLADYIRGRVDADNITVVSPDTGRVRVAEQWAERLGGAPLAFVHKSRDLTVPNQAISKTVVGQVEGRTCVLIDDMIDTGGTISGAVAVLKNAGAKDVIIAATHAVFSDPAARRLAESGAREVVVTNTLPIGPEKRFPQLTVLSIAPLIARAIREVFDDGSVTSLFDGNT, from the coding sequence ATGAGCGAGATCACGGCACGCGGCGAAAAGAAGCTGGTCCTCGCATCGGGCAGGGCGCACCCGGAACTGGCCGAGGAGATCGCGCGGGTTCTGGACACGGAACTCCTGCCCATCTCCGCCTATGATTTCGCGAACGGCGAGATCTATGTGCGGTCGGGGGAGAGCGTTCGCGGCACAGACGTTTTCGTCATCCAGGCTCACCCTGCGCCGCTGAACAACTGGCTCATGGAGCAGCTGATTATGGTGGACTCGCTCAAGCGCGCCTCGGCCAAGCGCATCACGGTGGTCTCCCCGTTCTACCCCTACGCCCGCCAGGACAAAAAAGGCCGCGGGCGCGAACCCATCTCGGCACGCCTGGTCGCTGATCTGTACCGGACAGCCGGCGCAGACCGGCTGATGTCGGTAGACCTGCACACCGCTCAGATTCAGGGTTTCTTCGACGGTCCAGTCGACCATCTCATGGCGATCCCGCTGCTGGCGGACTACATCAGAGGCCGCGTTGATGCCGATAACATAACTGTCGTATCCCCGGACACCGGACGCGTGCGCGTAGCCGAGCAATGGGCTGAACGGCTTGGGGGAGCACCGCTTGCATTCGTTCACAAGAGCCGCGATCTGACTGTCCCTAACCAGGCGATATCAAAAACCGTGGTGGGTCAGGTTGAAGGCCGCACCTGCGTGCTCATCGACGACATGATAGACACCGGCGGAACCATCTCCGGAGCCGTTGCGGTGCTGAAGAATGCTGGCGCAAAAGACGTCATCATTGCGGCGACGCACGCGGTCTTTTCAGACCCGGCCGCACGTCGCCTTGCAGAATCCGGTGCACGGGAAGTAGTCGTGACCAACACCCTTCCGATCGGCCCGGAGAAGCGCTTCCCGCAGCTGACAGTGTTGTCGATTGCGCCACTTATTGCGCGGGCTATCCGCGAGGTTTTCGATGATGGTTCCGTGACGAGCCTCTTCGACGGCAATACCTGA
- a CDS encoding 50S ribosomal protein L25/general stress protein Ctc, producing the protein MSEQKLVAELRTDFGKGAARQARRANKIPAVIYGHGADPIHVLLPAKATTLAVRHANALLSIDVDGESHLALAKDVQRNTLKRIVEHLDLLTVRRGEKVQVEVNIHVEGEPKPGVVTNLEQTTVTVEAEATHLPESLTVNLDGHGVGDHVYGSDIRLPKGVTLLTDGETLIINVSSPVVEDLGETATETGVDSDGGAATAGEATGDVVQATEES; encoded by the coding sequence ATGTCCGAGCAGAAGCTCGTCGCAGAACTGCGCACCGATTTCGGTAAGGGCGCTGCCCGCCAGGCACGCCGCGCCAACAAGATTCCCGCCGTCATCTACGGCCACGGCGCAGACCCCATCCACGTGCTGCTGCCCGCCAAGGCAACCACCCTGGCAGTCCGCCACGCCAACGCCCTGCTCAGCATCGACGTTGACGGCGAATCGCACCTGGCCCTCGCCAAGGACGTTCAGCGCAACACCCTCAAGCGCATCGTCGAGCACCTCGACCTGCTGACCGTCCGCCGCGGCGAAAAGGTCCAGGTTGAGGTCAACATCCACGTTGAGGGCGAGCCCAAGCCGGGCGTCGTCACCAACCTCGAGCAGACCACCGTCACCGTCGAGGCCGAGGCAACCCACCTGCCCGAGTCCCTGACCGTGAACCTCGACGGCCACGGCGTGGGCGACCACGTCTACGGCTCGGACATCCGCCTCCCCAAGGGTGTAACCCTCCTGACCGATGGAGAGACGCTGATCATCAACGTTTCCTCGCCGGTTGTTGAAGACCTGGGCGAGACCGCAACCGAGACCGGCGTTGACTCCGACGGCGGCGCAGCCACCGCAGGCGAGGCCACCGGCGATGTGGTTCAGGCCACCGAAGAGTCCTAA
- the pth gene encoding aminoacyl-tRNA hydrolase — protein sequence MSDNTWLIAGLGNPGPGYSGNRHNVGQMVLDVLGARLGGKFGTSKARAVVLEGRLGIGGPKLVLAKPLTYMNLTGGPVSQLAKFYGIEPDHVVAVHDEIDIPFNTIKLKIGGGEGGHNGLRDMSKALGTKDYLRIRVGVGRPPGRQEAADYVLRDFSSTEKKDLPILLEEAADAVESVVLDGLMPAQQKFHSAGK from the coding sequence GTGTCTGACAACACCTGGCTGATAGCCGGGCTCGGGAATCCCGGGCCCGGCTATTCCGGCAACCGGCACAATGTGGGCCAGATGGTCCTCGACGTGCTGGGTGCGCGGCTGGGTGGCAAGTTCGGCACCTCCAAGGCACGCGCCGTCGTACTCGAGGGCCGGCTGGGAATTGGCGGGCCGAAGCTGGTCCTTGCCAAGCCGCTCACCTACATGAACCTCACCGGCGGGCCGGTTTCGCAGCTGGCGAAGTTCTACGGGATCGAGCCGGACCACGTGGTGGCGGTCCATGATGAGATCGACATCCCCTTCAACACGATCAAGCTCAAGATCGGTGGGGGAGAGGGCGGCCACAACGGCCTGCGGGACATGAGCAAGGCCCTCGGCACCAAGGACTACCTGCGGATCCGCGTGGGCGTGGGCCGTCCTCCGGGCCGGCAGGAAGCCGCGGACTACGTGCTCCGCGACTTCAGCTCCACCGAAAAAAAGGACCTTCCGATCCTGCTGGAGGAGGCGGCTGACGCCGTCGAAAGCGTTGTACTGGACGGGCTCATGCCGGCCCAGCAAAAATTTCATTCTGCCGGTAAGTAG